AGAAACGACTGAGACACATGCCCTCCTCCCAAACCTAGCAGTTAGGAAGTGCTACAGctgcaccagatcacactgggatctgcttcttgcacaggatgcagcagattCTGGTCCATAGCTCAGAGAGGATTGCTTAGCTACTGCTGTTTATGAACACGaaccaaaaacaaccacaacaacaaaggctcagagctggaaacagttctcggcagtgcagcaaaatccctttcttttattccatagagaggtgctgcagtgacctcaggggtttttaagtcaaaagctgcttgctggaatcacagaatcagtcagggtcagaagggaccacaaggacctcgttccagagacacttcacactagcccGAGCCAAAACTAGAACggtaggaaaaaaggcaaatcacaAAACACAGGACTGCCTTAACTGTCCTACATTGTAACTAGCAGCACCAAGTCCCAATCAATTCAGAGCCTTGGCACTGTTTCTCCTTGAAGATTTTAACCCTGGACACAAAGgagtcctgctctcagccatgggaTTACAATAAAAGTGACTCAAATGACTCAAAAGGGTAACACAAATGCCTTTTCCTGACCAATCTCTCTACATGTTCCTATGATGCTCCACTAACTCCCTCCTTCAGAGTGGCTAACAGTCTCCAacagacactgcaccagcagctaccttgaagatctgtaaccagctgagggaagggctgtaaaacaaattcacctccttcagaaagcttctcatcagttacacagagcagtcagagcctgcttccattcacatctttctttatcAGGTTCCACTGTGGAGTCAGAACACTTAAAGTTCACTTAGTCACAGGTTAAGTCGACTCTGCTGTTGGTATCcaaccccatgctgctggctgaagcaaagtattCCAGGGCTTGAAGTTGAGACTGCAACACGAGAGACCtcctgtgccaagtgctgctttgggtttctggggttggggtcaggaggggatgggtggcaggtggctgactcctgctttctgcaaacagaaacaggctaaggtaattgtgcactgcaggatctcattttgtatttacctcttgatctcaacccagagggtttttccttggctgtgttacttttgcctcacttctgtgttggagggaaacaggaggctaacccattacagcactgcaagttgttcaggcactgggaaaacaatTCAACAGGCCCCTGCGTTCCAGGAGGTTTATCAAGTAGCCTGCCAACATTTTCAGGTGCTAAAGAACTAATGAACATTCCATTTAggaaacagctccctcagctcataGCAAGCAAACATTCCCCACTGTCACTAATCCTAGGAGCTGATAAAAGacttcattgaatggtttaggttggaagggacctcaaggatcatccagtcccaaccctctgctctaggcagggatacctcccactgcaacaggctgctcagggccacatccaacctcaatTCATATTCATTTACACCAAAGCTGAGAAAATAGAAAGGTCTGGGGCAGTTGTTTGGCTTTGGCATCAAACCAATGCACAACAGGTAGAATGGGACTTCTTGGGGAAACTAAACTGTCTTTAGCTATGAGGCTGAGAAAGACTTTTCCTATCTCTTCAGCCTTCATTTCACCTGACTCTGTgttcagctgggctgtgttaggagcagttcaccacatgcagcaaggccaaggggcactaccTTGATCTCGCTGGCAATGACCAATTCAAAACTCTCCAAACAGGGTCACAGAGTTGTTACCTGCAAAGCTCTTTCAGTCGCACTTGCTCTTTGTTTATCTGTTAAAGACAACCAAGAGAACATCCATGGGTTGGGGTTTTCCCCCCCCCATCAAtttctgaggggcctggagttacAGGCAAGCCCAAACCACCCTAACGCAAACCAAAAGGTCCTCTCTCGTGATGACAATGACCAACAAATGACTCCCTTCAATAAATAAGCGACTTGGGAAATTCCAGAGAGTACTTTTGCTAAACAAGttagtctcttttcttttccatcaggtCTTTCTGTTGAAGCTCAGCACCTGAAAGCTCTgtacctcttccctgccctcctgccgctgccctccacctttccccgggcagcccctgccgtcctgcccccactctctgccttcccccgggcagtctctgctgctttccctcctcctcctctccactctacgttaccagcttctgctccattaccagttccattaccagctgctgctgctggtccgttaccagctccagttagtgctcctgctccatctttgcCTCCATCGCAGAACCCAGAGCAAAACCTTCGAGGATCCAACCTCCTAGAGAAACCTCAGCCTCAGTAGCAACACAGACTTAGCACCCGTGAGCTAAGGTGGATGTTGCAGTGGGTCAGTAGCCCAGCCCTAAGGTGGCCCTAGCTAGCCAGggggccagccaggccccccggcctttgaaaccctccaccacgcacccggtgctcacccgtgcgcactcacctgggatgccaggcggaggatcccttggcccgcaatgggcccagcttggggctgggctcctcctgctctgcttataaagggcactgagcagggagggcaaagtggccacagctggggtgggaggagacttcaattgacctcccctttttaagctgccccaggagaggcagaagcctttgGCTGATCCCCTTTGTGGGGGTAGgttggctgtgtcctttgtggggtggtgttttggctgtgtgctttgtggggtgcttttgcttttctctaagccactcctcccctttgctctgcttgggATTTCTGTTCCTCCTTGGTATGCTGTGCTTAAAACTGTGCTTGaagttgtgctgtttccttcatgagataggtttgcttttgtgcttcctgccttgctcctctcttgttttcacctgttgggggccagactctcccttcctcttgttgcagcctggcagcaagagtCAGAGTCCCTACAGCATCTCGTTGCCTCCTTTGCTTGCTgcgacagcacagctctggcctctgGTGTGGCTCTCGTTATTTGGGGGGGAGacagaagagaggaggtggggagggagagaaaaatgggggggggtgaggagaacaggggtgggaaaagagaggaggtgggggggtgaagagaacaggggtgggaaaagagaggaggtgggggggagaagaggggaggggagggaaaagagaggaggtgggggggtgaagaggggaggggagggaaaagagatgaggtgggggggtgaagaggggaggggtgggaaaagagaggaggtggtggtgtgagaggtgggtgggaaaagagaggaggtgggggggtgaagagaggaggggtgggataAGAGAGGAGGttggggggtgaagagagggaGGGGTGGAAAAGAGATGaggtggaggggagggaaagatggggaggagtggaggggtgggaaaagagaggaggtgggggggagagaggagagggtgggaaaatagaggaggtggggggtgaagagaggaggggtgggaaaagagaggaggtggggggggtgaagagaggaggggtgggaaaagagaggacgGTGGGgtggtgaagagaggaggggtgggaaaaggaggaggtgggggggtgaagagaggaggggtgggaaaagagagggagaggtgggggggttgaagagaggagggggtgggaaaaggaggaggtgggggggtgaagagaggaggggtgggaaaagagaggaggtgggggggtgaagagagaggggtgggggaaaagaggggaggtgggggggtgaagagaggaggggtgggaaaagagaggaggtggggggggtgaagagaggaggggtgggaaaagagaggaggtgggggggtgaagagaggaggggtgggaaaagagaggagtgggggggtgaagagaggaaggggtggaaaagagaggaggtggggggggtgaagagaggaggggtgggaaaagagaggaggtggggggtaagagaggaggggtggaaagagaggaggtgggggggtgaagagaggaggggtgggaaaagagaggaggtgggggggtgaagagaggaggggtgggaaagagaggaggtgggggggtgaagagaggaggggtgggaaaagagaggaggtgggggggtgaagagaggaggggtgggaaaagagaggaggtgggggggtgaagagaggaggggtgggaaaagagaggaggtgggggggtgaagagaggaggggtgggaaaagagaggaggtgggggggtgaagagaggaggggtgggaaaagagaggaggtgggggggtgaggaggggtgggaaaagagaggaggtgggggggtgaagagaggaggggtgggaaaagagaggaggtgggggggtgaggaggggtgggaaaagagaggaggtgggggggtgaagagaggaggggtgggaaagagaggaggtggggggggtgaagaggggaggggtgggaaaagaggggaggtgggggggtgaagaggggaggggtgggaaaagaggggaggtgggggggtgaagaggggaggggtgggaaaagagaggaggtgggggggtgaagagaggaggtggggggggtgaagagaggaggtgggggggtgaagagaggaggtgggggggtgaagagagggaggggtgggacaagggaggtggagggggttgaagaggggaggggggggaaaagagggaggtgggggttgaagaggggaggggggggtgaagaaggggaaggggtgggaaaagagaggaggtgggggggtgagaggaggggtgggaaaagagaggaggtggggggtgaagaggggaggggtgggaaaagagaggaggtggggggggtgaagaggggaggggtgggaaaagag
This Pogoniulus pusillus isolate bPogPus1 unplaced genomic scaffold, bPogPus1.pri scaffold_281_arrow_ctg1, whole genome shotgun sequence DNA region includes the following protein-coding sequences:
- the LOC135174086 gene encoding uncharacterized protein LOC135174086 isoform X4, with translation MSYLWGELTIRTTVALNASNQQCLLPDRHLEKTEDMVKFMKDILDGAAEAQAGDGLLQRSKRVIYEAKAAVMINKEQVRLKELCRKQESATCHPSPPDPNPRNPKQHLAQEVSRVAVSTSSPGILCFSQQHGVGYQQQSRLNL